In Candidatus Aminicenantes bacterium, the sequence CATTGAAATCATTGAGACCGGCAAGCAAATGCTGATGACGCGCGGCGCCCTGACCACCTTCAGCATCGCCAACGACATCGCGAAATATTTCGCCATCATCCCGGCCATGCTCATCGCTCTTTTCCCGGAGATCGCGCCGCTGAACATCATGAGGCTGGCATCGCCGCTCAGCGCCATTCTCAGCGCCGTGGTATTCAATGCCCTGATCATTATCCTGCTCATTCCCCTGGCGCTCAAGGGGGTCAGTTTTAGACCCATGAAGGCCAAGGCACTCCTGAGACGCAACTTGGTGATTTTCGGATTCGGCGGCCTGGCCATCCCTTTTATCGGTATAAAAATAATCGATATCATGGTTAATTTTTTTCATCTGGCCTGAGGAGTAGCGTAAAAATGAAATATGTGGCGGACGAATTCAAAAAGGCGGTATGGGCTGTCGTCATGCTGTCCATTTTGTTGTGCGGGGTATACCCGCTGGCCGTTTGGAGCATCGGGCAATTGTTTTTTTCGCAAAAAGCCAACGGCTCATTGTTGCAACGCGAAGGTACCATCATCGGCTCTGCCCTTATCGGCCAGCCATTCACCTCGCCCGCCTATTTCCACTCCCGGCCATCGGCAGTCGCTTATCCCGGATCAGGAGCCATGTCCGGCGGCAGCAACCTGGGACCTTTGTCCAAAGCGCTCAGCGAACAGGCGACGACCCGGATAACGAATTA encodes:
- the kdpC gene encoding K(+)-transporting ATPase subunit C, encoding MKYVADEFKKAVWAVVMLSILLCGVYPLAVWSIGQLFFSQKANGSLLQREGTIIGSALIGQPFTSPAYFHSRPSAVAYPGSGAMSGGSNLGPLSKALSEQATTRITNYRKENGLPASFPVPADAFSASASGLDPHISPANALAQAARVANARYKSKDQIMQMIRLATEDKQFWIFGEKRVNVLTLNLALDKQK